From the genome of Melitaea cinxia chromosome 12, ilMelCinx1.1, whole genome shotgun sequence, one region includes:
- the LOC123658687 gene encoding protein inturned-like, producing MNTFKNKINYESPCDSDNDWTSSEDSKYSDSESSVPEWDSDIGEDGELVYMKIKSITKLVDDSKTPLLENCEAFKLRSDFMRSSTRRSTKVYLRLQTKKVLKKRKVINKENGKEKKKEFEDNNKFVIIQVSKSMIFSSEKNCQIEKLFGISLETHNDGKTLVVSDFLPESKAIYTPKVKTGFYLQKINGIEVTSYNINNILQRVVEDVDNPKLTFQVVTEGYNLDIEKLLTSKCAPENSLTQMLKDAMCSVLYICCNDVEYQSNDDKGVLYCFPRPFNQNFLYNTRGAYLTLNHLAPKSLGTSEPTISSVLHKNQLINITYASHYSDLLLVAIPCGDIDVFAAKRIIVEIVRLLEFLYGSLKTCFTKPNNVDKLDSLFSRIFVTLLNESINKNNDSQSRVYGSSHFEDLLAAHAMSLPLEVKLQVDDAITELEAADYREWIDDVENFQRLYTVLGACLYYSGHLLSSHLQDEDLKEVNACT from the exons ATgaacacttttaaaaacaaaattaattatgaaagtCCATGTGACTCGGATAATGATTGGACTTCTTCAGAAGATTCAAAATATTCTGACTCGGAAAG ttcggTTCCAGAATGGGATTCCGATATCGGTGAGGATGGAGAACTtgtatatatgaaaattaaaagtattactAAACTGGTTGACGATTCTAAAACACCGCTATTAGAAAATTGCGAGGCTTTTAAATTAAGAAGCGATTTTATGAGATCGTCTACTAGACGTTCCACTAAag tatatttGCGACTTCAAACTAAG aaagtgttaaaaaaacgaaaagtgattaataaagaaaatggaaaggagaaaaaaaaagaatttgaagACAATAACAAATTTGTCATTATACAG GTCAGCAAAAGTATGATATTCAGTAGTGAAAAAAATTGTCAGATTGAAAAGCTTTTCGGCATCAGTTTAGAAACACACAATGATGGTAAAACATTGGTTGTATCTGATTTTTTGCCTGAATCAAAGGCCATATACACTCCAAAAGTTAAAACAGGATTTTACTTGCAAAAAATAAATGGAATAGAGGTCACATCTTACAATATTAACAATATCCTTCAAAGAGTTGTTGAGGATGTTGATAATCCTAAACTGACTTTTCAAGTCGTGACGGAAGGTTACAATTTAGATATAGAAAAGTTATTGACTTCGAAGTGCGCTCCTGAAAATTCTCTCACTCAAATGTTAAAGGATGCAATGTGCTCTGTACTTTATATATGCTGCAATGATGTTGAGTATCAGAGTAATGATGACAAAGGTGTACTTTATTGTTTTCCGAGACCATTTAATCAGAACTTTTTATATAACACTAGAGGTGCTTATTTAACACTTAATCATTTGGCACCTAAATCATTAGGTACTAGTGAGCCCACTATATCATCTGTATTACACAAGAATCAActcataaatattacatatgcATCTCATTACAGTGATTTGCTCTTAGTTGCAATACCATGCGGTGATATTGATGTTTTTGCTGCTAAAAGAATCATTGTTGAAATCGTTCGGTTACTAGAATTTTTGTATGGCTCATTGAAAACTTGCTTTACGAAACCTAATAATGTCGACAAGTTGGATAGTCTATTTTCACGAATTTTCGTAACATTATTAAatgaaagtattaataaaaataatgatagtcAAAGTAGAGTGTATGGGAGTTCACATTTTGAAGATTTATTGGCTGCTCATGCAATGTCATTACCATTGGAGGTCAAACTTCAAGTGGACGATGCCATTACAGAGTTGGAAGCAGCTGATTATCGAGAATGG ATTGATGATGTTGAAAATTTTCAAAGATTATACACAGTATTAGGAGCCTGTTTATATTATTCAGGACATTTATTAAGTTCACATCTGCAAGATGAGGATTTAAAAGAAGTAAATGCATGCACCTAA